A window of Macrotis lagotis isolate mMagLag1 chromosome X, bilby.v1.9.chrom.fasta, whole genome shotgun sequence contains these coding sequences:
- the LOC141497455 gene encoding olfactory receptor 10H1-like, with amino-acid sequence MSNSGIVFMLRPNHTMVSEFMLIGFSTFPQFQVIFFVTFLLMYLFTLLGNLLIMLTIWSERSLHTPMYFFLCALSISEIFYTFAIIPRMLTDLVSSHHTISFLGCANQMFFSFTFGFTHSFLLTVMGYDRYVAICHPLRYNVLMNPQGCTWLVTSSWFGGMVMGLVVTLSVFHLTFCGPNKIHHFFCHVPPLVKLACGDISIVSMGVGMVCITALLSCFLLIILSYAFIVATILRIPSAEGRRKAFSTCASHLTVVVVHYGFASVIYLKPKAPESLEGDTLMGITYTALTPFLSPIIFSLRNKELKNALKKVFFSSQCPLGL; translated from the coding sequence ATGTCTAACTCTGGCATAGTCTTCATGCTGAGACCAAATCATACAATGGTGTCTGAGTTCATGCTCATTGGCTTTTCCACATTTCCCCAGTTTCAAGTGATATTTTTTGTGACATTTCTGTTGATGTATTTGTTCACACTACTGGGAAACCTTCTCATCATGTTGACCATATGGAGTGAGAGGAGCCTCCACACACCcatgtatttcttcctttgtgCACTCTCTATCTCAGAAATTTTCTACACTTTTGCCATCATCCCTCGCATGCTCACTGACCTAGTCTCCAGTCATCACACCATTTCCTTCCTGGGCTGTGCCAACCAGATGTTTTTCTCCTTCACATTTGGTTTCACTCACTCTTTCCTACTCACAGTCATGGGTTATGACCGCTATGTGGCTATCTGTCACCCTTTGCGCTACAATGTGCTCATGAACCCACAGGGTTGTACCTGGCTGGTGACTTCCTCATGGTTTGGTGGCATGGTAATGGGATTGGTAGTTACACTTTCTGTTTTCCACCTGACATTCTGTGGACCCAATAAGATCCACCATTTCTTCTGCCATGTACCCCCCTTGGTGAAGTTGGCCTGTGGAGACATCTCAATAGTGTCCATGGGAGTGGGGATGGTCTGCATCACAGCCCTATTGAGCTGCTTCCTCCTCATTATCCTCTCTTATGCCTTTATTGTGGCCACTATCTTGAGAATTCCTTCAGCTGAAGGCCGTCGCAAAGCCTTCTCTACCTGTGCCTCCCATCTCACTGTGGTAGTTGTACACTATGGTTTTGCCTCTGTCATTTATCTTAAACCCAAGGCCCCAGAATCCTTGGAAGGAGACACTCTAATGGGCATCACCTACACTGCTCTCACTCCTTTTCTGAGTCCCATCATCTTCAGCTTGAGGAACAAGGAACTGAAGAATGCCCTGAAGAAAGTCTTCTTCAGTAGTCAATGTCCCTTGGGACTCTGA
- the LOC141497456 gene encoding olfactory receptor 10H1-like: MFNSGLASMLSPNHTTVSEFILIGFSTFPRLQLMFFVLFLLMYMFTLLGNLLIMLTIRSERSLHTPMYFFLCALSISEIFYTFAIIPRLLTDLLSTQHAISFLGCANQMFFSFTFGFTHSFLLTVMGYDRYVAICHPLRYNVLMNPQGCTWLVASSWFGGMVMGLVVTLAIFHLHFCGPNEIHHFACHVPPLVKLACGDIWAVAIGVGMVCITALLGCFLLILVSYAFIVATILRIPSAEGRHKAFSTCASHLTVVVVHYGFASVIYLKPKAPESLEGDTLMGITYTILTPFLSPIIFSLRNKELKNAINKVFLSNFFPQKL; the protein is encoded by the coding sequence ATGTTCAACTCTGGGTTAGCCTCCATGCTGAGTCCAAACCACACCACAGTGTCTGAGTTCATCCTAATTGGATTCTCCACATTCCCTCGGCTTCAGTTGATGTTCTTTGTGCTCTTTCTGCTGATGTATATGTTCACACTACTGGGCAATCTTCTCATCATGCTGACCATCCGGAGTGAGAGGAGCCTCCACACACCCATGTACTTCTTTCTATGTGCACTCTCTATCTCAGAAATCTTCTATACTTTTGCCATTATCCCACGACTACTCACAGACTTGCTCTCTACTCAACATGCCATCTCCTTCCTGGGTTGTGCCAACCAGatgtttttttcattcacttttggcTTTACCCATTCTTTCCTGCTCACAGTTATGGGTTATGACCGCTATGTGGCTATCTGCCATCCTCTGCGCTACAATGTGCTCATGAACCCACAAGGTTGTACCTGGCTAGTGGCCTCCTCATGGTTTGGTGGTATGGTAATGGGTCTTGTGGTTACACTTGCCATTTTCCATTTACACTTTTGTGGGCCCAATGAAATCCACCATTTTGCCTGCCATGTACCCCCCTTAGTGAAGCTTGCCTGTGGAGATATTTGGGCTGTGGCCATAGGAGTGGGAATGGTCTGCATTACAGCTCTATTAGGGTGCTTCCTCCTTATCCTTGTTTCCTATGCCTTCATTGTGGCCACCATCTTAAGGATCCCTTCAGCTGAGGGCCGACACAAAGCCTTTTCTACTTGTGCCTCCCACCTCACTGTGGTAGTGGTACATTATGGCTTTGCTTCTGTTATCTACCTAAAGCCCAAGGCCCCAGAATCACTTGAAGGAGACACTCTGATGGGCATCACCTATACTATTCTTACTCCCTTCTTGAGCCCCATCATCTTTAGTCTGAGGAACAAGGAATTGAAAAATGCCATAAATAAAGTCTTCCTTAGCAATTTCTTCCCCCAAAAACTGTAG